Sequence from the Rutidosis leptorrhynchoides isolate AG116_Rl617_1_P2 chromosome 3, CSIRO_AGI_Rlap_v1, whole genome shotgun sequence genome:
GTGGAAGATGTTTCCAATATTCAAGTTCTCGAAAAATGGAAACTTTAGTCCAGTTGTGAGGAGACTTATAATTAGAGGGATATTTTCTTTTTTCACCAATATTCTTATGATTTTTCCCGGGATTACCAACTGGCAGTAGATCTTTAAGTTGGCTTTCAATCATTTTTCAGTTCAAATTTCTAAGTTTAGGGGTATGATCAACTTTACCATTGAATTGAGTGTTTTCTCTATAAGGGTGATCCATTTCTAGCTCTGTCTAACGCCGAAATAAGAAATTTTGTTTCGAACACGCATTGAAGGAGTGTCCTCGTTACATGTAGGTCATGCTTTATAGCCTTGGCCACTCCAACCAGACAAACTACTACGTGCAGGATAATCGTTTATGGTTCAAATAAGCATTGCTTTCATTTGAAAATATGTGTTTGTAATTGAGTCTCTCGTAATAACTCCTACGGGCCATAAACTCTTCAATTCATCAACTAAAGGCCTCAAGTAAACATCAATATCTTTTCCTGGTGATTTTGGACCAGGAATTAACAAAGTCAACATGAGAGAACTTTCTTTCATACATATCCACGGTGGCGTATTGTACACTGTCAATATTACTGGCCACATGTTGTAAGCAGTGGACAAGTTGCCGGGTGGATTAAAACCATCAGCAACCAACCCTAGTCGAACGTTTCTGGATTCACGTGCAAAATCCGGATATCTTTTGTCAATTTCTTTCCACGCTCGACCATCTATCGGATGACGCATCTTACCCCCTTCCGTGCATCGTCCAGTAGCATGCCAGGTCATATCCTTTGCAGTGTATCTGGAACTATACAAATGTTTTAGTCGTGGAGTTATAGGAAAATAACGCAAAACTTTATTAGGAACTTTCTTCCCCGTTGTGCGTTTAGCTTTCCATATACTCTCCTTACATATTGAACAATTTTCTAAATCTTGGTATTCCTTATAAAACAAACAACAATCATTCTTACAAGCATGTATCGCTTCATACCCTAAACCGATCTTTTTCATCCACTTCTTAGTTTCGTAATATGATGTCGGAATTGTGTTATCTTCAGGATGTGATTGTTTGAGTAATTCTAACAATTGGTCAAATGAAGTATTTGTCCATTTATTCAAGACCTTAATGTGTGTTAACTTGGCTAAAAACTCTAACGAGGACATCTTTCTACCAGTATATAGCTCGGTTTGGGTGGAGTCAATTAAATCCTCCAGATCAGTTACGGTCGTGTCATTCATAGTCTCATCGTCATCCGGTCCTTCCTCCGGATCAACACTAGGGGGTTCTTCCCCCTGAATATCGTGCAGAAAATTTCTGAGAGGGTCTTGTGTGTTGTGTACTTCTGGCGGTTGTGGTTGTTCACCATGATGCCACCATATTTTATAAGAGGGTTCAAACCCATGTTgcattatatgttttttttttatttctttaagTTTATGTATTCTCGTATTACCACAATCTTTACACGGGCAACTACACTTACCCTCATGATTCAAATGGTTTTTACACCTCTCAATAAAGGCTTCGAGACCAACACGAAATGCAGGGTCAAATTGATATCGTATAGTAATCCAACTCTTATCAATCGTCATAGATATTACCTAATTAAATCAAGTTTACAACAACAAAAAACTTTTATATTACaataacttgttatatatataattaaggtcGGGTAGTCAAACTATGGAAGGCAACCTAACCCACCCTTTGAATGTTTTGTCTCAACTATGGATGCGTATAATGAATTTACTAGTTACCAAAAATTCGGCAACATTTCCCCTAAACTCCCCAAATATGTAGTATTAAACGCATATTTGTAGGAGTAAAGGGAAAGCTGTTTTTTTTTTGTCATTTAGCGGACTTTTGTGCACGATAAATGTCGTCCGGAAAGGTGTCGTTTGAAAAAGCTCTTTTTCTAGTAGTGAATATAATGGGAATGGTCATTGCATTTCGATTACCattcctttcccatttccattcccatTCTTACTTTTGAACCAAGCACACCCTTAGTTTGCTAGCTTAGATTTTAgaaaaaaggaatttttcaaagtgCCGCCACTTCTTGTCCATTTCATTCAAGTGTTATTGATACTTTCTATGTTAATTGTAGTAGTCAAAATATGATATAACATATTATATTCTTCAAAAGACAATACATTCAGGAAATTTCAATAAATCGATAACAAATTGGGTAAAATTTGACCCTTTTGATATAGTCGACTAATCAGACCCATTACCATTTTATCTAAACTTGAAATAGTAAAAGGTAAAGTTTGACCCTTTTGATATAGTCAACTAACAGACCCATTACATTTTACCTTTTTTCAAATAGTAACGGATATAACTATTGAAAACAGAATACAGACCCAAATTAACTACACTTTAAGCTATTGGGCCGATATACTCCCTTTAAGTGAaagatctatatatatattatatctatctatatataattgaTTGAAATGATTTTTAAGCATCCGTGCAACACACAtgtatagtttacaataatacggtAACAATAATTTTTGAAGGGATTTTATCATATTTATCATATGTTACAACAGATGTTAGGTACACGTTAAATAAGTGGTCCCAATAATGAATGGGCATGATCAGCTTAGCTCAATATATTTTTTTGTTATCTAACAAATAATCAGACGTACATGAACACAAGTTTAGAGTTGAACCAAAACATCCATCCATAAACCAAAGAGGAGGAATATGATATGATCTTTCTTGAATTCAAATTAATCGAAGAATGATCTAGTAAACAACTAGGAAGCTTCGCAAGAAGAATCGGCTTcgaaattgattacaaagattgaAATTACAATTGAAATGAATTGTTATTACAATCTCAAGATTTACAGAGAATAGAGGGAGAAGATGAGTGATTTCACACACACTAATTTCATAAGCTAACTTCTACAATGGCCTAATCTAGTATTTATACATCAGCACATGGTAACTAAATCTGTTATTTTTGTTATTGTGTATGAAGCACGTGAGCAGCAGCTGACCAATTTAAACTCATGACAATCTATCCTCCTTGAAACGATTCTTGTCCTCAAGAATCTCTAAAAATAACTCTTATGACGTGATTTTATTTGCTTCTTGTAAGGACTCAAAGCAGCCTCTTCGGTCTGAAATAGAGAAGAATTTCGTTTCTTGGAAGCAACCTTATTAAGATCAAAGTCATGAACAAGCTCGGCGTATCAGATTCTTTAGAGCTTAAATTGATGCTTAATTTCCTCCCACCCACTGATTGAAGAAGCCTTCATGGTATCCACTCCAGGTGGTTCAAAAGCCATGTTAAGTGCCCAACAAGCTTCCAAGTGCACCTTTGAAAATCGTGATTCAGCTATTACAATTGAGTTCTTATTATGCTTCTTGATAATATTGAGTCTTTGACAAAGCTGTGAAGCCATTCTATCACCTTTTAATATGTTAGACCATAGCTTCCTCTTCCTGCTAGTTTTAAATTTGCCACTTCCAGCACCATTTTGATCCCATCTATCTGTAAATGTCACAACTATTAGGTGCGGCTGTCCTTGAACAAAAACTGCAACTGTAATGTTGGCCCCTCTCACATTCTGTTGACTTTCTGCTAGACTTTCAGTAGACTTTCCATCATgtctattaatagtcaatggagCCTCCATGGTCAACCCTTTCTCTATGCCGGAGTCATATGTTGAAATAAAAGTTGCGAGTACCTTTACACATGTCACAACCTCTACTGAAGCCTCATTTCTAACAGGTGGTAAAATTTTCAGCTCCAATTTAAAATCACTATCATCAGTTAGAGGTTTAACCCTGTATTCTAACTTCTTATAGCCAAAAACAACTGCCAAATTGTCAAAAATTGACTGTTTAGACTTCCATTTAGGCCACAAGTGCACCATTAACATCCTTTTGAACCGGTTCCTCCAGTATTGGATCAAACCGAGTTCATGAACATACACATACTCTGCATTAGTAATAAAACGAGTTGGTTGTCTCAACTTGCTAACACTATTATTCCCTGAAACTTTTGTCTGAAAGTTGTGCAAATCAAGCCCATGTTGCTTGACCCATGGTGTCCTAGTAACATCAGCATACGCTCGATTTTGACGAAAAGAATCGTTGTTGTTAAGATACATCGGTGCCTTCAAACTAACATCAGTTAATTCATTAAATGGAAAGCTTACATCAATTTGAGATTCCTTCATTTCAACTTCACTATTTCCCTTTTCCAATAATGTCAGCATAGAATCAGCTTTATCGGCCTTTTCACACATCTCATCATGAATGACTAAATCGTTTTCCAATTCTAGAATATTTGAACCTTCAACCCTTAAAGAAGGTAATGTTTTCAAACAATGTTTGTCCACCCCTTCCCTTGAGATATCAAGATCCCCAAAACACTTAATGTTGACATTCTTTACCTCATTTGCAACAACATTGGAAATGTCCATCACATCAGATTCTTCATCAGAGTTCACAACTTGTGTCTCATCATCAAGGTTTAACTCTTGGGTTTCATCATCAGGATTCACCATTTGGGTTGCTAACTCATCAGAAGTTGCAGATGTAGAATACTTATTGTGAATGTTTTTAATCCTACGGTTAATAATCGCTACCGTATTTTCTTGTACCTTAGCCAAAATATACGCATCATGAAGGCTTTTCGGGTTGAAAATATTAACACCACTCTTAATTTCTGGTTTCAACCCCCAAATGAAAATATCAATGATATGGGATTCATCTAAACCTGAATTTTTGAACAAAGAATTAAAAGCTTCATAATATTCTTGAACCGTACCTGTATGTTTATAGTTTCTTGATGTTGGCATTTCGTCAAACACCTTGTATGCAACTTTCTTGTCGTCCATTTTCTTTACACCATTAGTATCATTTACCATTGACATTTTCAATTGACCAGCAGAATCTGCGCTAGGTTTTGAATCGTTAGAAGCATTACTTGAAAAATGTGAAttttgattcttaccttgtttCTTCTCTCTTAGGCTTTGTGTTTCACTAATCAAGAGTTTTTGATTCTTTTCCACCAAATCCAACTTCGTGTTTAAATCCTTATCAAACTTGTGGATAGAATTGCTGAGTTGTTGTATTTGTTGTTTGAGTTCTTGAAGCGAATTTATAACTCCAGCAGCCATTGAAGAGCTTGAAACTTCTATTATCGgtctttaatttaaaaaaaaaaaaaaatttggtccaGGAAGGTCCTCTTGATACCAATTGATATGATCTTTCTTGAATTCAAATTAATCGAAGAATGATCTAGTAAACAACTAGGAAGCTTCGCAAGAAGAATCGGCTTcgaaattgattacaaagattgaAATTACAATTGAAATGAATTGTTATTACAATCTCAAGATTTACCGAGAATAGAGGGAGAAGATGAGTGATTTCACACACACTAATTTCATAAGCTAACTTCTACAATGGCCTAATCTAGTATTTATACATCAGCACATGGTAACTAAATCTGTTATTTTTGTTATTGTGTATGAAGCACGTGAGCAGCAGCTGACCAATTTAAACTCATGACAATCTATCCTCCTTGAAACGATTCTTGTCCTCAAGAATCTCTAAAAATAACTCTTATGACGTGATTTTATTTGCTTCTTGTAAGGACTCAAAGCAGCCTCTTCGGTCTGAAATAGAGAAGAATTTCGTTTCTTGGAAGCAACCTTATTAAGATCAAAGTCATGAACAAGCTCGGCGTATCAGATTCTTTAGAGCTTAAATTGATGCTTAATTTCCTCCCACCCACTGATTGAAGAAGCCTTCATGGTATCCACTCCAGGTGGTTCAAAAGCCATGTTAAGTGCCCAACGAGCTTCCAAGTGCACCTTTGAAAATCGTGATTCAGCTATTACAATTGAGTTCTTATTATGCTTCTTGATAATATTGAGTCTTTGACAAAGCTGTGAAGCCATTCTATCACCTTTTAATATGTTAGACCATAGCTTCCTCTTCCTGCTAGTTTTAAATTTGCCACTTCCAGCACCATTTTGATCCCATCTATGTGTAAATGTCACAACTTTTAGGTGCGGCTGTCCTTGAACAGAAACTGCAACTGTAATGTTGGCCCCTCTCACATTCTGTTGACTTTCTGCTAGACTTTCAGTAGACTTTCCATCATgtctattaatagtcaatggagCCTCCATGGTCAACCCTTTCTCTATGCCGGAGTCATATGTTGAAATAAAAGTTGCGAGTACCTTTACACATGTCACAACCTCTACTGAAGCATCATTTCTAACAGGTGGTAAAATTTTCAGCTCCAATTTAAAATCACTATCATCAGTTAGAGGTTTAACCCTGTATTCTAACTTCTTATAGCCAAAAACAACTGCCAAATTGTCAAAAATCGACTGTTTAGACTTCCATTTAGGCCACCAGTGCACCATTAACATCCTTTTGAACCGGTTCCTCCAGTATTGGATCAAACCGAGTTCATGAACATACACATACTCTGCATTAGTAATAAAACGAGTTGGTTGTCTCAACTTGCTAACACTATTATTCCCTGAAACTTTTGTCTGAAAGTTGTGCAAATCAAGCCCATGTTGCTTGACCCATGGTGTCCTAGTAACATCCGCATACGCTCAATTTTGACGAAAAGAATCGTTGTTGTTAAGATACATCGGTGCCTTCAAACTAACATCAGTTAATTCATTAAATGGAAAGCTTACATCAATTTGAGATTCCTTCATTTCAACTTCACTATTTCCCTTTTCCAATAATGTCAGCATAGAATCAGCTTTATCGGCCTTTTCACACATCTCATCATGAATGACTAA
This genomic interval carries:
- the LOC139901429 gene encoding uncharacterized protein, whose translation is MTIDKSWITIRYQFDPAFRVGLEAFIERCKNHLNHEGKCSCPCKDCGNTRIHKLKEIKKKHIMQHGFEPSYKIWWHHGEQPQPPEVHNTQDPLRNFLHDIQGEEPPSVDPEEGPDDDETMNDTTVTDLEDLIDSTQTELYTGRKMSSLEFLAKLTHIKVLNKWTNTSFDQLLELLKQSHPEDNTIPTSYYETKKWMKKIGLGYEAIHACKNDCCLFYKEYQDLENCSICKESIWKAKRTTGKKVPNKVLRYFPITPRLKHLYSSRYTAKDMTWHATGRCTEGGKMRHPIDGRAWKEIDKRYPDFARESRNVRLGLVADGFNPPGNLSTAYNMWPVILTVYNTPPWICMKESSLMLTLLIPGPKSPGKDIDVYLRPLVDELKSLWPVGVITRDSITNTYFQMKAMLI